A genomic window from Candidatus Methylomirabilis sp. includes:
- a CDS encoding TetR/AcrR family transcriptional regulator C-terminal domain-containing protein — LYSAIIDAKAHAEEVLEAAREAAATRDDARVLTAVATTILSRVEKDPAFMRLLLYSALEGHALSEMFFGTQVRRTHQFLTDYLASRIGEGAFRPVDPLLAARGFIGTVVHYLLIHELFGIPRPAHLSSTGVIAIYVDIFLRGLRP, encoded by the coding sequence CCCTCTACTCCGCCATCATTGACGCCAAGGCTCACGCTGAGGAGGTGCTCGAGGCGGCCCGCGAGGCCGCGGCGACGCGGGACGACGCGAGGGTCCTGACCGCCGTGGCCACGACCATCCTCTCCCGCGTCGAGAAGGACCCGGCCTTCATGCGGCTGCTCCTCTACAGCGCGCTCGAGGGGCACGCCCTCTCGGAAATGTTCTTCGGCACCCAGGTCCGGCGGACCCACCAGTTCCTGACCGACTACCTTGCCTCCCGGATCGGGGAGGGGGCCTTCCGCCCGGTGGATCCTCTCCTGGCGGCCCGGGGCTTCATCGGAACGGTGGTCCACTACCTGCTGATCCACGAGCTTTTCGGCATCCCCAGGCCCGCGCACCTCAGCAGCACCGGGGTCATCGCCATCTATGTGGACATCTTCCTAAGGGGGCTCCGCCCATGA